The genomic stretch ATCGAAGACATCCTCGGCGAGCCGCTCGCGCCGTCTGCCCGTAAACATCTCCCATACTGGTACTCCTCGCAAAACTCGCTCGGCAAAGCCATCGCGACTGCGGGCTTCAAGGCCAGGGGTGTGCGGACGGAGGCCGAGACCGTCGAATTCATCCGTCGTTCCTAATTAGCTAGTTCCCCATCGGAGACGATCAAAAGGTAACGGGGCTACATCGCCGGAGTCCTCGAGCATCCGACACATTGCCGGGCGATCGGCTTCCTTAAGAACTCGACGCGAAGGTGACCCACCCTCCTATTCACACGACGCGATGCGCGCCCCGCGGCCGCGGGCAGGACAGTGGTGGTGGGGGTGTCGCTGCCACCGGTTGATCTGATTACTTCCGCCGCATCGGCCGATACCTATCGTGGATCGGTTGCTGCAAGCTTCACTCGTCTCGATCATCGAGCGTACGGCGAAGGGGTGCCGAATGGCCCGCGGCGGGGTGTTCTGTGTAGAGGGGCAGTGGCATCGTAACCTCGATGAAGAGGGCTCGGTCCAGCCGACCCTGGAACTGCTGGAACGCCTAGGTCGGATTCGCTACATCCACAAGGACGTAGCTACACCAGATGAAATCGAATATTTCCTCGGACGATGGGCGCTGCGCCAGTATGCCGACTACCACGTCGGCTTCTTCGCCATGCACGGGGAACCGGGAAAGCTCTGGCTGACGGACCGACACAGCGTCGACCTAGCGGACGTGGCCGAGCCCCTGGCCGGCCGCTGCGAGGGCCGGCGCCTCTACTTCGGCAGTTGTTCCGTGATGCGGTTCTCCGACTCGGAGCTACATGATTTTCTTACGACCACTGGCGCCGCCATGGTCTGCGGCTATACCCGCAGCGTCGAATGGGTTGAGGCGGCGGCGTTCGAGACGGTTCTGCTGGATGTCCTGGCAAACAGCCCTCGGCACGACGGTGCGGAGCAGCGTCTTGGTTCCGCCCGCTGGGCCGCGCTCTCGGCGAGTCTCGGCTTCAGGGTCGCTTATGCGAGCGGGAAGACCTGGCGCCCTCGACCTCACGCTTCGGCCCAGGCCGCCTGAGGAGCCTGGGTCCTGCAATCGATTAGGTTCCTGCAGTGATCATGCGTGCACAAAACGTACGGATTCGCCGAGAACGGCATCGGCGCCATCAAGGTCGGCGAGTCGGGCAGCCAGCGTGGCCAGTGCGAGCCGTTCCGGCAACGCTTGGCTGAACTTGAGCCCGTCAAGGGCCTTCTTGCTGACCTCGGGGAGGCAGAGCCGCTGGCCGGCGTCGGCGATGAGTGCCCGCCATTCGGCGGGGGTGACGTTCTCCCGGAGTCGGATGTGTCGGTCGTCGAAGCGCTGGATCGGGTCGACGGCTTCGGTGAGGGTTGCGGCGAGGGTGGCGTTCGCGCGGAAGCCTGCCCAGGTCCACCAGCGGAGGTCGTCGCCGCGGTGGTCGCGGAGGATGACGCTGCCGCCTGGGTGGACCAGTGAGGACTCGTCCTCGCGTACCTGTGCGAGGCGGTCGATGGCTCGGCGGGTGAGCTTCACGGGCGGGTCAGCACCGAGCAGTACCTCGCGCATGGCGCGGCTCAGTTCGAAGCCGAGGCCGGACCAGCCGCCGGTTGTCCAGCGGGCCTTGCCGCCGCCGTCGGCGGGTTCGACGAAGCAGCGGCGGCGGCGCCAGTCGATGTAGGTGACCCGCCAGCTGCGTCCGTTGAGCAGGAGGCGTCGGTCGCCCTGGACTTCTTCGGTGAGTAGAGCTGGGTCGACGCGGCCGAGTTCTTCGCGGCCGACGAGCACGGTGAATTCGGGTGCGCCGGTGAAGACGGCGGTCATGGTCATGAAGTGCCGGTGTCCGAAGCGCCGTTCGGCTTCGGGCCCGATGAAGAGCATGCCGCCGTCGCTGTCGAGATAGCCCTGGTCGATCAGGTGGCGCAGGGTTGGGTCGGCGCTGCGGTCGAACGGGGCGAGTCCGTTCCACCACTGCGGCCATGTCTGGTCTCCTGCTCGGTGTTCCTGCAAGCAGAGCGCGAGTATTTGTTGTGCGGCGATGTGTCGGGGTTCGGGTGGTGCGATGACGGGCTCAACCCATCCCCGGCCCCAGAGCAGGAGTAGGGCTGCGGCTTCGAGCAGGGCGTCGCCATCGCGGGCGAGGAACAGGCAGTTGCGGATGCTGCCGGGCCGGCGCCCGGTGCGGCCGAGGCGCTGGAGGAACGACGCCACCGTCGTTGGTGTGTCGATCTGGATGACGCGGTCGAGGTCGCCAACGTCGATGCCGAGTTCCAGGGTGTTGGTGGAGACGATCACGCAGTCGCGGGCTTCGGCGAACGCTTCTTCCGAGCGGCGCCGTTCGTCGACGGAAAGTGAGGCATGGGACAGGAACGTGGTGATGCCTTTGCCTCGCAGCAGGCTGCCGAGTTCTTCGACCGCTTGTCGGGACTCGCAGAAGACCAGGCGCTTTTCGCCGGCATGGAGGCCAGCGATGATCTTGGCTGCATTCTGGAGAGAACCGACGTAGTCGAGCTCGATCTCTCCGGTCGGCACAGCGGCGGCAGATTCTCCCGGTACAAGGACGGGTAGGTCTGGCGCGACGACGCGTGCCGGACGGGTACCGGTGCCGGAGCCTTGCAGCCAAGTCAGAAGTCGAGTCGGGTTGCCCACGGTCGCGGACAACCCGACTCGTTGCACTGGCCGGCCGATCAGGTGGGTGAGCCGCTCCAGGACGGCTAACAGGTGCCAGCCTCGGTCGTCGCCGGCGAAGGCGTGGACCTCGTCCACCACGACAGCCCGCAGGCCGGCGAAGAACGCCCGGTGGTCGACGTTGGCGCTGACCAGCATCGACTCGAGGGACTCCGGAGTGGTGAGCAGGATGTCCGGGCGGGCGGCCAGGATGGCCCGGCGTTTGCTATTGGTGACGTCGCCGTGCCAGAGGGCGACACGGCGGCCGGTCCAGTCGGCGTAGCGTCCCAGCCGAGGCTCGAGATTGTTGAGCAGGGCCTTGAGCGGGCACAGGTAGAGCACGGAAGTGCCGGTCCAGCGTTCGGCTGCCATCCGGGTGAGGATCGGGAAGATCGCCGCCTCGGTCTTGCCGCCGGCGGTGGGGGCGAGCAGCAGAGCGTCCTCACCGGCGATCAGCGGGGCGATGGCGTCGCGTTGTAGAGGTCGTAGGTCGGGCCAGCCGAGCGTGTTGACGATGTGGTGCAGCAGCACGGGATCCAGCGCGGAACTCACGATGGGTTCCTACAACTGCAAGCTGATGTCGTCGGCGGAGGCGGCATTGCGTTCGATCTCGGTGAGTTCGTCCGAGCGTACGGTCAGTGCGTAGTGTTCACGCGGGTTCCAGTCGGCGAACTGATCGGCTCGGTCGAGCACGTCAGCGACGAGTTTCTTGAGGTAGACGCGGGGCGCGACGCCGACCTGACCGCCGAGCTTGCCGGTGACCGCGACCGCGAGTTCCCGCAGGTAGCCATCGTCGATTCGGTCTTCGGCGGCGGGGCTGGCGTAGATGGCGCGGACCCGGCTGCCCAGTTCGACGAGGGCGTCGAGGGAGAAACCCGGCAACCGTAGCTGAGTCGCGCGTGGGTTGTCCCAGCGGGGGTCAGACCCGAAGTCGGTGGCCAGCCGTTGGGCGAGTGGGGCGAGCCGCTGCACGCCTTGGGCGCCGTCGTAGAACGCTGGCGTACCGGTGATGATCAGCAGCAGGCCGGGGAACCGCCCTGCGTAGATCTCGTCGATGAGCTGGCGCAGCGCGTTGAGGGCTTTGTCACGCGCGTCGGACCGGACCCGTTGCAGGGTCTCCACCTCGTCAAGCACCAGCAGCAGGCCGGGGTGTCCACTGTCGCGTAGAACGGTGAGCAGGCCCTGCAGGAAGCTCATCGCGGCGAAATGGTCGAGGTCGCCTTTGACACCCGCAGCTCGGCGGGCAGCCGCGGCGACATGGGGCTGGCCGCCGAGCCAGGCGGCCAGCCCGTCCGCGACGGCGTGATCGCCGGAGGCGGTGGCCGTCCGGTAGCCGCGCAGTGCCGCTGCGAAGCCCGGTGTGCTCCGGGAGATCTCGGTGAGCCTGGTCTCCAGCAGGGCACCGACGGCGGTGTCCAACCCGGCGGTGTCGTCTTCGGCCACAGCGCCGCCGTTCAGGACGTCCTCTTCGAGGGCATAGATCCAGCCGTCCAGGATGGGGCGCAGCGCACTGGCGGGAAACTGCTCGGTGCTCAGGTTCTCGACCAGCCTGCGGTAGATGGTCTCCATCCGGTGCAGGGGCGTTTCCAGCTCGGAGACCTGCACCTCGGCTGTGGCGAAACCACGGCGTTTGGCGCGTTCGGCGAGCCATCGGGTGAAGAACGTCTTTCCGGCGCCGTACTCGCCGCGGACGGCCTTGAAGACGCTTCCGCCGCCGGCAGCCCGGTCCAGGTCGTCGTCGAGCGCGGCTTCGAACCGGTCGAGGCCGACAGCCAGGGCGTCCAGACCGTTCACGGGGACGACGCCGCGGCGCAGAGCGTCGATGATGTCCTTGCGCCGCCGCGCCGAGATCTCCGCGCTCATGCCGTGCCCAGTTGGAACTGTTCGACGAGCAGCACCCGGTCGAGTTTAACGGTCACGTTGTCAGGGTCGATTGACAGCACCGGGTAGCCCTCGACTTGGAGCTGCTTGCGCAATGCGGTAATCGCCCCGTGGATACGGCCGGCCGGGATGCCGGCCCGGGCGGCGAGCGTGTCCATGGTCGCCCGGTCGCCGCCGTCGATGAGCGTACGCAGCAGCGCGCCGGCTCGTTCGTCGGCCAGCGGAGCCCGGGGATCGCGGCGCTGCCGGTAGAGCGGGCTGGCCAGCAGCTCGCTGATCAGGTCGGGCCGTACCGGGACGACAGTTGGCTCAGCGGGCTGCGTGGCCATGTCGAACAGGCTCTCCGTCTGGGCCGCAACGGCCTTCTTCGGCGTCGTCTGCCGAACGGCCGGCGTCGGGACCGGGTGGGCGGGAGCCAGCGAACCGGTGGCGAGCGACTCCCGCCACCAGGACGGGCTGGCGACCGGTGCAGGCTGCCAGTCGGGATGGCCGGAATCATCGCTGTCGGTGAGCATGATCAGTGGAATGACGACTTCGGCGGGCGCGGCACCACCGTGGTAGCCGGCCTTCCGGGGGCCGTAACGCAGTTGCTCGCGCCAGGCGAGCACGACGGTGCCGTCACCCTTGGCGACCCGGGATCCCCGGACGAGGATCTCGCCGTCACCTGCTGGCGAGTCGGCCAGCCGCCAGCGGTTCTCGTCGCTGGAGCTGGACCGGTGCGTGGCTTCGGGGCCGCGGTCGACGACGTGGCCGTGATCGGAGACGATCACCACGGTTCGCCCGTCGGCCAGCACCAGCAGGTCCTTGACGCTCGGGATGGTTTCGCTGCTCCAGACGGTGATGCCGGGTTCACTGCGGTCGAGAGCGTCGTCGATGGTGTTGACCACGGCCGCGACCAGCGGCACGCCGGGATCGGCCAGGGCAGCGGCGACGTCTGGAGCGATGGCCGCCCCGGCGTACCCACGAAGTCCGCTCTTGTGCAGCAGTTGCCCGCCGGGGAAACGCGCGCTGAAGGCGTTGCGTTCGGCCTGCTGCTGGCCCACGGCGATCCGGCCGCTGAGCAGGCTGCACCGGCTGACCTCGGTGACGGTGGGCAGGGCGGCGAGTACACCCGTGCGGGGCCCACCGTGTGGTGTCACCTCACTCCAGGTGCCGGCACGGGTGAGCGACTCGGCGAGTTCGGTGGCTGCGGCAACGCTCATCCCGTCCATGACCAGCAACAGGACCCGGCGGCCCCGGTCGAGGATCGGTTGGACCACCCGGTCGAGGACGTCCTCGACCCGGATCAGTTTCCCGGGGGCGGCTTCGGCTTGTGTATCGGCGGCGAGCAGTTCGGCGAACTGCTGGTCGTGACGGGAGCGGCGGGCGTCGACAGCCTGGTGCAACAGGTGCAGCGCCTCGGTGACCTGCGGGTCGGTGTCGCCAGCGAAGATGTCCAGCCGGGCCCGGTCGACCCAGCCGTCATCGCGCACCTGGCGATGCAGGGCCGCGTAGAGGGTGGCGGGCTTGGGCTGCTCGGGTTCGGCGAGCCAGCGCAGCAGCCGGACGGCCATCTGCATGGTCTTCAGCCGGTCCGGGTCTCCGCTGCGGTGTTCGCCCAGACGGGCCAGCGCGTTCTGGGCCGAGGCGATCAGGGCACGGTCCGCGGTTCCGGTCATCGGCACGGCGAGGCGTACGGCAGCGGCGACGTCCCGTAGCCGCTGCAGGAACCCGGTGGGCAGTAGGCTGCTCGCGCCCAGCAGGCCGACGGCGTCGATCTCCTTGGCGATGTTCTCGGCCCGGGCCAGCATCCGGTTGGCCTCGCCGGCACCGCCTTCCAGACCGATGACCCGGTCCACCCAGATCTCCGCTGCCGACCCGAGTGCCAGCGCGTGGTTCGCATCCAGGCGGGTTCCGCCGAACCACGGCTCCAGTCGGGTCCGGGCTACCGCGACCGCGGTGGCCCGTGGGCCGGTGCGGTCCGGCCAGAGGACCCCGACCAGCAGACCCAGCGGTACGGCGTCGACCCCGTGCCCACCCCGGGTAGCCGCCATGATCGGCACCGCGACGAGTCCGGCCGTCTCGACGAGGTAGCCGGTGAGCCCGTCGAGCAGCTTGCCGGGAAGCTTCTCCAGGCGCAGGACCCGAGCCGCCTCGGTGCTCCACTGCAGTAGACCGGCGCTGTCGATCTCGTCGCGGCCCAAGCCGAGCAACTCTGCGGCGAGGCTGCGCAGGGCATGGTCACGGGTGAGCACGGCGCCGGGCGCCGGCGGCCATTCGGCGACGGGCTTGTAGTCGATCAGCGCCTCGGCGACCCAACGGCCCTCCGCCACGAGAGTGGGGTCCACCTCGAACACCTTGAACATCTGCGTGGCGACGTCCCACATGTCGACCTTGCGGACGTGCTGCTCGCTGACGTGGGCGAGCAGACCTTCGCCTAGTTCGTCGTCGGACAGCTCGGTCAGCAGCATGATCCGTTCACCGTCGGCGCGGTCGTTGAGTGCGGCGCGGGCGGCGAGCGGAGTCGGGCAGGGTACGACCCGCACGGCGGTGCCGCCGATGGTGAGGACTGGTTCGCCGGCCCAGGTGGGCGCGGCCCGCAGGGCGATCGCTGGCGCCTGGTCACGGTCGTCGGTGAGCCAGGCTTCGACCTTTCGCCTGATCGCGGAGGGTTGAACGACGGTCACCGGATCTCCCACGACACATCGACGGCGCGGCCGGCGTCCAGTTCCACCTGCAGGGCGGCGACCAGCTCGTGAAGGTCCTGACGGCTCTGGACGACCCTTCGGGTGGCGCCCGATGCCAGTCTGGGGCGAGGGATCTGGATGCCGCTGGTGGTGGTCGTCGTCCCCGTGGACCCCCGCAGCGCCGTCGTTCCACCAGCGGTCCCGCCGTCGGCAGCCGAACCGGCTCCGCTCTGTGGCGTCACCGTCGACGGGGTGCCGTCGGTGTTGCGGGATCCCGGTGAAGGCGTCCGCATGATCAGGGCGGTGGCCTGGCCGATCGCGGCCTTCAGCGCTTTAGGCAGGTCGGCGGCGTGCGCGTCGTGCCGGGCGGCGGCGGCCAGCCGGTCGAGGATGTCCCTGGCCGGGGGATCGCCGTCGTCGGCGCGCTTGCCGAACATCTCCAGGATGTCCCAGTGCGTGCCGTTCAGCGCTTGGACGACCTGCGCCGCCGTGGTGAAGATGTTGCCGACCGCGGCGTCCTCGATGTCGAATGCCACCCCGGCCATAATCCCGACCAGCACCAGGTCGTCGCTCTCGGCGGCCAAGTCGCTGAGCAGCCGGGCGGCCTGCTGGGCATGGTGCAGCCGGCCGTCCGCAGCGTCCGAGTCGAGGCCGAGCCTCGGCGCATGCTGCGCCAACCCGCTCACCAGCAGCGCCGTCGACTCCTGGTGGCGCTTCGCGGCATCGCGAATGGCCCGGGCCAGGGCGGTGACCCCGGCGGCGCTGCGATAGCCCGGGGTGGTCACCCCGAAGACGCCCCGGGTGTGCGCGCACGCCCGGTCCCAGACATCCTGGTCAGGCAGCTTGACCTGGTGCAGTTCCATCTGGTCGGTGACCGCCTGGATGGTGTCGACCGGGGCCGGTGAACCATGCTGATACCAGGCGAGCTGCTGCTCCTCGGCGAAAACCGCGATGATCAGGTTCTGCAGGTCCCGGTCGAAGCCACGGGCAGCAGGCTCGTCGAGCAGCCGGCGCAGGACATGAACGGGGAAGTGGGTGGTGTAGTTCTCCCGGGCGGCGAACTGTGTCAGGTGCCCGCTCCACAGGCAGGTGCTCCCGGTCAGCACGTACCGGTGCTCGGCGAGCTCGCCGAGCCGCAGCGGATTGCAGATCCTCCGGATGATCCGTTGGTCCGCGGCGTCGACCGCGACACCCTTGGCCTGGTCGGCGACGGCCCGCCGGGCGTACATGAGGATCTTGTTCAGTTCCGGCCGGGTGGGTGCCTTCTCGTCCTCGGGCAGGGCCGGCCGACCCGGGTAGGACCAGTTCAGTAGTTCGGCGGTCAGGTTGGCGAAGGCGTCCGCGAGGGTGCCGCCACGGGGGTCACCGACGCGCAGCCCTTCGGCGAGCGTCTCCAGCACCCCTTTCGAGTCCGGCTCGACGTTCGCCGGTTCCGGCTTGGCCACGCCGTAGGCCTGCTTGAACGCGGCCAGCAACGCCGACTTCAGCTGCTGCTGGCGCTGCTGGAAATACACCTTCGCCTGCTGCCGGTACGCGGCGGACTCGTCGGCGGCGAGCACGCTCAGTCGGTCCCCGCTCGGCCCGCCCAGCAGATAGTTGATCTTTGCAAGGATTTCGACCCGGCCCATCGCCTCCTGGCTGAGGAACAGCGGCATCCAGAACACCGTCCGGGAACCGCTGGGCAGGGTCTCGATGCGGGAGAAGTCCTCGTTACGCCGGTGCCCGGGATCGAACGGATAGTCGATCACGACCCGCCACGCGTCGCCGTCGGCGACCACCGCGTTGTCCGGCATGTTGTCCCGATCGCGGACGTTGCCGAACCGCACGTTGACCAGGTGCTTGCGGCCGCGCCACTCCCGGTAGAACGGGTATTCGCCGAAACCGCCGGACTGGCTGCCCAAGCCCAGCTCGCCGCAGACCATGTCGCGGACCATCTGCTGCAGCACCCCGGCGGCTGTCTCGTTGACCGGCACCAGGTCGAGCAGCTTGTCGTAGTCCGCCGAGGTGATCTTGATGGAGATCACCGGATCGGGCCCGTCGGTCATGTGCAGCTCACCGGCGTCGGCGGTGAGCTGCCGCAGACGGCCCAGCACGATCTGGTTCTCGTACCCCGGCAACGGTGAGGCGATCGAACCGAAGTTGAGCGCGTGCAGCTTGGCCGCGGTCAGGTTGTGCAACGCCGGCACCTCGCTGACCAGGTAACCCAGGATCAGTGTCTTGATCAGCTTGTCGTCGATCTGGAACAGCTCGTGCGTCGCGGCCTGCGCCTCGTCGACACCGTGCATGCCGAGCAGCAGCGGGCGCAGCTTGCGCTGATAGGTGTCCCGCGCGTCCTGGAACTTCTGCTTGAGCTGCGGCCGGTCCGGCAGCTCACCGCGCAACACCAGCGGCTCGAACAGGGCGGCCACCCCGATCAGGTCGTTGACTTGCAACGTGTCCCGCCGCTCGACGAGCAGCTCGGTCATCACCTTCAACGCGGTCCGTTCCCGCTGCAACGCCTGCGACAGCGCCACGAGCGTGGCGACCAGCGCCGGGGAGAACGGGTACAGCCGCCGGAACGCGGTCGCGTCCGAGCCGATGCCGGCGTCCCCGTACTGCGCACCCAGCAGCAGCGTGTCCCACACGTCGCGCCGATTGCGTACCGCCGCGAAGGCGTCGTCGATGACCTTGCGGGCGGCGTCGCTGTTCGGCTTGAGCAGCCGCTCCTCGGTGATCTGCGGCAGGTTCGTGTCTGCCAGCACGATGTCCGTCCCCAGCCGGCCCTGCACGCTGCGCATCACGTCGGCCAGCGCGGCCCGCTCGGTGCCGCCGACCTGCGGGCCGAGGAACTCCTCCAGGTTGCGCTGCCGGGCCACGAACGACACGATCGGCAGCGGCCGGGCCTCGTCGGACGACTCGACCAGCTTGTTCAGCTTCGCGCCCTCGGTCTGCACGAACGTGTGGTCGGCGATCTTCGTGGACAGCCAGAGGATCAGCTCGTCCAGGAACAGCACCATCGCGTCGTACCCGAGCCCCTTGGCGTGCCGGGTGATCACCTTGAGCCCGGTGTCCAGGTCGACGTATTCGCCGCTGCGTACCGCGCCGGAGAAGAACGTCCGGGTCAGCGCGATGACCAGCTCGTCGCGCAGCGGCGTGCCCGGCGGCTCGGCCGCCGCCTGCGCGTAGCTCTCCGGCGTCCAGTCACCCTCCTGCGCCATGTCCACCGCCAGCTGCCCGGTCGACCCGCCGCCGGAACCCTCGCCGCGGAGAAGCTCGAAGAACCGGTCGTCGCCCAGCTGCGTGCGCAGCCGGGCCGCGTCGTCGAGCATCGCGTCGGAGCGGTGCACGGCCGGGACCGGAGCCTCCGGGTGCCGGGCGGTGATCTGCCGCAGGTACCCCTCGAGGACGGCCTGTTCCACCGACCGGGCGTCGAGCATGTGGAAGGTCAGCGTCAGAAACCTACGGCCCTTGATCGCCGGATCGGCCTTGAGGATCGGCTCGGCCAGACGCCGTACGTCGCGCGCCTCCGGGTTGTGCCGCAGAATCTCCCGCAGCACCGCCATGAAGTACGACTTACCGGAACCGAACGAGCCGTGTAGGAACTTCGCCTGCGACTTCCCGCTGCGCACCGCGTGCGCAACCATGCCCAGCGCCTCGTCGAAGTTGCGCTGCAGGTCGTCGGTGACGACGTAGTGCCTCAGATCGGCAGCCTCGGAAGCACGGACCACGAAATCGGTGTCGCCCACCGACTCCGGGATCTCGATGAGATCGCGCAACAGGGTCAACGTCCGCTCCTTACCCCCGGCTCGGGCCACCCCGGACCCGCACCGAATCTCCTGCCAACGTCCAATGCCACATGCCCGGCGTACGGGCGGTCGACCGTCACATGACGGAACCGAAACGAAGCTGCTCCAGGTAGGTCCGGTCGGCGCCGAGCGCGGCCAGTTCACCGTCGATGAATCCGGTGAAGAACTGCGCCGGAGAGCCGTTGAAGCCCTGCCGTTTCTCGCCGAACCACTGCGCCAGCCACGGCTCCAGCTCCGCCAGCCCGGCCAGCAGCGCGAGAAGACCGTCCCGGCGCTCCCGCTCCCACCCGGCCACGTTCTTGCGGTCCAGGTAGACGCCGGCGATCGCCTGCGTCTGTTCCAAGTGGTCCCAGCCTGCCCACCCCAGCAACAGCGTGGAGTCGCCGTCACGACCGACATTCGGGTACGAGACGAAACGCTCCTTCGGTACGTCGAGCTTGCCCCGGTTACGCCAGTAGCTCGCCTTCACGAAGTCCCCGGACCCGTACTTCGGCGGAACATCAATCCGCACCTTCTCCCCGGCGTCCTCGCGGCGCTGCAACGCCCAGGTCCGCTCCCACTGGAGTCGCTTGCGCAACCCAGCCGGCTTGTAACGCAGCACCGGCAGGTACGGCACGTGCTCGTCGGCGACCAGCTTGCCCAAGGTCTTGGTCAGATCGTGCTGATCCGAGCCAACCCACAGATCCAGTACGGACCGGAAGTCGTCATCGTGCCGCACCCGGTCCGCGAGCTGAGCCACCGACATCGGCGCGGGCACACCGGCCCACAGCTCAGGACTTTCCAGCCGGTGGAGCAGCCAGCCCCGTAGCGCCTCCTGCTGCATCGCCTCCCAGCCGGGCGTCGACCAGCGGCGTTTGCACTCCGGCCGCTCGATCAGCCCGATGTTCCGGTCCGACTCGATGACCGCGATCCGTTTCTCCACGATCGCGCGGTATTCCGCCGGCCAGTGCGACGGCAGTTCGGTGATCGGCGTGGACTCGTGCCGCGCGAACCACTGCGTCGCGACCTCCCCGTCCGCCATCTTCCGAGCCAGCACGATCTCGAACGCCCGCTCACCCAGCCTGATCTCCGGCGGCTCCTTCACGGTCAGCACCTCATCGGTCAGCCCGTAGAGCCGGTAGACCTCCCAGTCCAACTCCTCCTGGAGCGCGATCATCCGAGTTCGCATCGCCAGCCACCCGTCCCGAGCCTGCGCTAGCCGCTCCCGCGTGGGCGCAGCCCGCTGCGAGACACCCGCCGGGCTCAAAGCCGCCAGGCGCCTAGCACAGGCATCTAACTCCGTCGTCAACCTCAGCGGGTACGTCGTTGGTAACGGAAACTCCTGAAGCTTCGTCCCCGTAAACTCGTAGAAACGCTCCCACTCCTGGCTCTTGAAACCTTCGTTGACACCCTGGCCGCCCTTGTTGTGGCTGACCTGCTTGAGCCAGAAGCAGGCGGTCGAGCTATTGAGCACCCCGAGCAGCCGCAAGTGATCCTCCTCCGTCGCACCCTCCGGCAACTTGATTGCCGGCGCCGACCGATTGAAGACCTTCCCACCTCGATCTAACACAAAATGGTTGTGCGTCGCTACAAAAGCAAAAGCAATCGACAGCGGTGTCTTTAGCCTCTTGAGCGCAACCTGATGCCACTCCCACCAGGTTCGCCCCTCTCGCCGATAAGAAGTCTTGGCGAACGTCTGCCTATCCCATAATTTTGCTCTAACCGGCCATAAACGTGCTTCAGCTCCAGGCTTTGATTCGATTGGCAACAAACCAGTGCTGCCATACATGAAGATTGCGTGACTGCTTTCGGAAATGATGTAGTCCCGGGCCGCTTCTCCGACGACTACCTGCCGGTGCACGTCGTCTTCGACCCCGAATCGTGTCATCACTGCGCGGTCAGCCAGCATAGCTGCGTCGGCATTGGTTTGACCGGTGTAGCCGATTTCAGCACCGATGTGGTCGAGCGC from Paractinoplanes brasiliensis encodes the following:
- a CDS encoding phage resistance protein, with the protein product MTLLRDLIEIPESVGDTDFVVRASEAADLRHYVVTDDLQRNFDEALGMVAHAVRSGKSQAKFLHGSFGSGKSYFMAVLREILRHNPEARDVRRLAEPILKADPAIKGRRFLTLTFHMLDARSVEQAVLEGYLRQITARHPEAPVPAVHRSDAMLDDAARLRTQLGDDRFFELLRGEGSGGGSTGQLAVDMAQEGDWTPESYAQAAAEPPGTPLRDELVIALTRTFFSGAVRSGEYVDLDTGLKVITRHAKGLGYDAMVLFLDELILWLSTKIADHTFVQTEGAKLNKLVESSDEARPLPIVSFVARQRNLEEFLGPQVGGTERAALADVMRSVQGRLGTDIVLADTNLPQITEERLLKPNSDAARKVIDDAFAAVRNRRDVWDTLLLGAQYGDAGIGSDATAFRRLYPFSPALVATLVALSQALQRERTALKVMTELLVERRDTLQVNDLIGVAALFEPLVLRGELPDRPQLKQKFQDARDTYQRKLRPLLLGMHGVDEAQAATHELFQIDDKLIKTLILGYLVSEVPALHNLTAAKLHALNFGSIASPLPGYENQIVLGRLRQLTADAGELHMTDGPDPVISIKITSADYDKLLDLVPVNETAAGVLQQMVRDMVCGELGLGSQSGGFGEYPFYREWRGRKHLVNVRFGNVRDRDNMPDNAVVADGDAWRVVIDYPFDPGHRRNEDFSRIETLPSGSRTVFWMPLFLSQEAMGRVEILAKINYLLGGPSGDRLSVLAADESAAYRQQAKVYFQQRQQQLKSALLAAFKQAYGVAKPEPANVEPDSKGVLETLAEGLRVGDPRGGTLADAFANLTAELLNWSYPGRPALPEDEKAPTRPELNKILMYARRAVADQAKGVAVDAADQRIIRRICNPLRLGELAEHRYVLTGSTCLWSGHLTQFAARENYTTHFPVHVLRRLLDEPAARGFDRDLQNLIIAVFAEEQQLAWYQHGSPAPVDTIQAVTDQMELHQVKLPDQDVWDRACAHTRGVFGVTTPGYRSAAGVTALARAIRDAAKRHQESTALLVSGLAQHAPRLGLDSDAADGRLHHAQQAARLLSDLAAESDDLVLVGIMAGVAFDIEDAAVGNIFTTAAQVVQALNGTHWDILEMFGKRADDGDPPARDILDRLAAAARHDAHAADLPKALKAAIGQATALIMRTPSPGSRNTDGTPSTVTPQSGAGSAADGGTAGGTTALRGSTGTTTTTSGIQIPRPRLASGATRRVVQSRQDLHELVAALQVELDAGRAVDVSWEIR
- the pglX gene encoding BREX-2 system adenine-specific DNA-methyltransferase PglX — protein: MIKVKPLQDQIKYLVDDLRNQIVTADQADLRASLEAEHQAAKDAGRTAGTFETWLEDVLDQAAVAWVLGCVFVRFCEDNGLIQRIWIGGPTAKAPAERAVQERQGYLIANSLHNDRHWLREAFKYMASLGPTAKIFDDHNPMWRFDISGAAAEELSDFFRRGAGLASMESPGLDTEFLGNLYQELSAHARETYALLQTPEFVKEFILDRTFEPANQEFGLSDTTIIDPACGSGHFLLGAFDRLIIRWKKREPDTDASVLVQRVLDQVTGVDINPFAVAIARFRLMIAALKACDQKDLEVAREFKIRLATGDSLLEWGDKSRHQGDLLEFMTGGTGFAYATEDADLLATLLKPDQYSVVVGNPPYITAKDSAQSAAYRNIYKEVCHRQYQLTVPFAQRFFQLARRGDEFGQQAGWVGQITANAFMKREFGTKLINDFFATKVEMREVIDTSGAYIPGHGTPTVILIGRANDRRRSETVRAVLGVRGEPGQPDDPDKGIVWSAIVNQIDHINSTSNWVTVHDLPRSSFAVHPWSLAGGGSSELLERLTSGDRALDHIGAEIGYTGQTNADAAMLADRAVMTRFGVEDDVHRQVVVGEAARDYIISESSHAIFMYGSTGLLPIESKPGAEARLWPVRAKLWDRQTFAKTSYRREGRTWWEWHQVALKRLKTPLSIAFAFVATHNHFVLDRGGKVFNRSAPAIKLPEGATEEDHLRLLGVLNSSTACFWLKQVSHNKGGQGVNEGFKSQEWERFYEFTGTKLQEFPLPTTYPLRLTTELDACARRLAALSPAGVSQRAAPTRERLAQARDGWLAMRTRMIALQEELDWEVYRLYGLTDEVLTVKEPPEIRLGERAFEIVLARKMADGEVATQWFARHESTPITELPSHWPAEYRAIVEKRIAVIESDRNIGLIERPECKRRWSTPGWEAMQQEALRGWLLHRLESPELWAGVPAPMSVAQLADRVRHDDDFRSVLDLWVGSDQHDLTKTLGKLVADEHVPYLPVLRYKPAGLRKRLQWERTWALQRREDAGEKVRIDVPPKYGSGDFVKASYWRNRGKLDVPKERFVSYPNVGRDGDSTLLLGWAGWDHLEQTQAIAGVYLDRKNVAGWERERRDGLLALLAGLAELEPWLAQWFGEKRQGFNGSPAQFFTGFIDGELAALGADRTYLEQLRFGSVM